The following are encoded together in the Lactuca sativa cultivar Salinas chromosome 1, Lsat_Salinas_v11, whole genome shotgun sequence genome:
- the LOC128128459 gene encoding uncharacterized protein LOC128128459 produces MTKLQLHDISLLDKYTCMYESYLYDIPQRSEYVQWISAYLMKIPIIGETCTDRWKKEATGEIQQTSLSYATKISKEEIDRICQDIYKQQKLKTISKDCCRILSDFKNFDIGKKIYTKKKYTNKKKYKSFWKKKRRKFSPGKYFKKPSKETPKKTTSCPQGKKKCRCWICNEEGHYANEC; encoded by the coding sequence ATGACAAAACTCCAATTACATGATATTAGTCTTCTCGACAAATACACATGTATGTATGAATCATATTTGTATGATATTCCACAGAGAAGCGAATATGTGCAATGGATATCtgcttatctcatgaaaattccaATTATTGGAGAAACCTGTACAGACAGATGGAAAAAAGAAGCTACTGGAGAAATCCAGCAAACAAGTCTTTCTTATGcaacaaaaatttcaaaagaagaaATTGATAGAATCTGTCAAGACATATATAAACAACAAAAGCTTAAAACAATAAGCAAAGATTGTTGTCGCATTCTCTCTGATTTCAAAAACTTTGATATTGGAAAGAAAATTTATACTAAGAAAAAGTATACAAACAAAAAGAAATACAAAtctttttggaaaaagaaaagaagaaaattttcaCCAGGAAAATACTTCAAAAAACCTTCAAAAGAAACACCTAAGAAGACTACTTCCTGTCCGCAAGGAAAGAAAAAATGTAGGTGTTGGATCTGCAATGAAGAAGGACACTACGCCAACGAatgttaa